From the genome of Spinacia oleracea cultivar Varoflay chromosome 2, BTI_SOV_V1, whole genome shotgun sequence, one region includes:
- the LOC110790111 gene encoding dnaJ homolog subfamily C GRV2 isoform X1, with protein sequence MDFVSRHSATSSTATASADHHRHPEPSSLPTSSAPHVAEEPEYLARYLVVKHSWRGRYKRILCFSNVGIITLDPSTLSVTNSYDVGNDFEGASPILGRDENSVEFNLNVRTDGKGKFKSMKFSSRHRASILTELHRIKGFKVGAVAEYSVLHLRRRNSEWVPYKLRITAIGVELVDLKSGDLRWCLDFRDMSSPAIILLSDTYGRKGGEHGGFVLCPLYGRKSKAFQAASGTSTNVIISNLTKAAKTMVGVSLSVDSSQSLSAIEFIKQRAKEAVGADETPCGGWLVTRLRTAAHGTVNLPSLSLGIGPRGGLGDHGDAVSRQLILTKVSLVERRPENYEAVIVRPLSVVSALVRFAEEPQMFAIEFNDGCPIQVYSSTSRDSLLAAVRDLLQTEVQCAIPVLPRLTMPGHRIDPPCGRVHLLMLQHPAADIESASMHLKHLAAAAKDAVAEGGSIPGSRAKLWRRIREFNACIPYSGVPSNIDVPEVTLMALITMLPATPNLPPESPPLPPPSPKAAATITGFVSCLRRLLASRSAASHVISFPAAVGRIMGLLRNGSEGVAAEAATLVALLIGGSLGDTSALADTKGERHATFMHTKSVLFAHHSYVVILVNRLKPMSVSPLLSMAVVEVLEAMICEPHGETTQYTVFVELLRQVAGLRRRLFALFAHPAESVRETVAVIMRTIAEEDAIAAESMRDAALRDGALLRHLLHAFFLPTGERREVSRQLVALWADSYQPALDLLSRVLPPGLVAYLHTRCEEVEDSHDLNDLLSTSISRRQRRLLQQRKRRTMKSSITEEHLLPSANTNEMDDSTKQTDAFRGPDQRLSSEMHAGVQSTVHPGENWSADMTPSAPQHDHLGVDVPSDGQLVSNDPFDTGASNPVDSDVNMGGLQNSGVPAPAQVVVEHAPVGSGRLLLNWPEFWRAFSLDHNRADLIWNERTRQELRETLQAEVHHLDVEKERTDDIVPGGSATENMVGPNNVPQLSWNYSEFSVRYPSLSKEVCVGQYYLRLLLEIGNSGRAQDFPLRDPVAFFRALYHRFLCDADVGLTVDGAIPDELGKSDDWCDMGRLDGFGGGGGSSVRELCARAMAIVYEQHCLTIGPFEGTAHITVLLDRTDDRTLRHRLLLLLKVLMKALSNIEACVLVGGCVLAVDLLTVVHESSERTTIPLQSNLIAATAFMEPMKEWVLIDKDGVQVGPMEKDAIRRLWSKKTIDWTTRCQAAGMTDWKKLRDIRELRWALAVRVPVLTPTQVGEAALSILHCMVAARSDLDDAGEIVTPTPRVKRILSSPRCLPHIAQAMLSGEPSIVEAAAALLKAIITRNPKAMIRLYSTGAFYFALSYPGSNLHSIAQLFHVTHVYQAFHGGEEAAVSSSLPLAKRSVLGGLLPESLLYVLERSGPTAFAAAMVSDSDTPEIVWTHKMRAENLIRQVLQHLGDFPQKLSQHCHALYDYAPMPPVTYPELRDEMWCHRYYLRNLCDEIRFPKWPIVEHVEFLQSLLAMWREELTRKPMDLSEEEACKILEITFEDLSAENSPKSYLSEMSEENGSLSKKIENIDEEKLKRQYRKLAIKYHPDKNPEGREKFLAVQKAYERLQASMQGLQGPQLWRVLLLLKGQCILYRRYGNVLEPFKYAGYPMLLNAITVDKDDNNFLSSDRASLLVAASELTFLTCASSSLNGEELVRDGGIQLLANLLSRCMCVVQPTTAASEPSAITVTNVMQTFAVLSRYGTARVEMLQLAGLIEDIVHCTELELTPGAVDAALQTVAHLSVSSELQDALIKAGVLWYLLPLLLQYDSTAEENDATESHGVGASFQIAKNLHAARASEALSRLSGLCTDEVPAPYNEAVVVALQALLTPKLASMLKEQTPKELLSKVNSNLESPEIIWNSSTRSELLTFVEEQRTSQDHDGLYDLKDSHEFAYTSLSKELCVGNVYLRVYNDQPDFEISEPEGFCIALVDFIFSLVHEQNPSASLLQSIEDVTASRDTKSESANEMEDQFHEEQSGPNDSLVMSDAKVSEEDESSPLKKLRSALTSLKNLLTSNPNLASVFSTKERLLPIFECFSVSDASNTGISQLSLNVLSLLTAYAPCLEAMVADGSSLLLLLQMLHSSPSCREGALHVLSALASTSELAWAAAKHGGVVYILEILLPLQEEMPLPQRAAAASLLGRLVGQPMHGPRVAITLARFFPDGLVSIIRDGPGEAVVYALDQTTETPELVWTPAMAASLSAQIATMALDLYKEQMKGPVIDWDVPEQASGQQEMRDEPQVGGIYVRLFLKDPKFPLRNPKRFLEGLLDQYVSSVAATHYDTQASDPELPLLLSAALVSLLRVHPALADHVGYLGYVPKLVAAMAYEGRRETMASSDVKNGSCDVDGSYDTENASTKPSKQTPRERIRLSCLRVLHQLAASTTCAEAMAATSVGTPQVVPLLMKAIGWQGGSILALETLKRVVVAGNRARDALVAQGLKVGLVDVLLGLLDWRAGGRNGLCSQMKWNESEASIGRVLAVEVLHAFATEGAHCSSVREILDASDVWSAYKDQRHDLFLPSNAQSAAAGVAGLIESDSSRMTYALTAPPSQPSIARSPPSMSNGRQDLYQ encoded by the exons ATGGACTTTGTAAGCCGACATTCCGCCACCTCATCAACTGCCACTGCCTCCGCTGATCATCACCGCCACCCAGAACCTTCCTCGTTGCCTACGTCTTCTGCCCCTCATGTTGCCGAGGAGCCGGAGTACTTGGCTCGGTATTTAGTGGTTAAGCATTCGTGGCGAGGGCGATACAAGAGGATTTTGTGCTTCTCAAATGTGGGCATTATAACACTTGATCCTTCGACGTTGTCGGTGACGAATTCATATGATGTTGGGAATGATTTCGAAGGGGCGTCCCCGATTTTGGGACGGGATGAGAACTCTGTTGAGTTTAATTTGAATGTTAGGACTGATGGGAAGGGCAAATTTAAGTCTATGAAGTTCTCTTCGAGGCATCGAGCGAGTATTTTGACGGAGCTACATAGGATTAAGGGGTTCAAGGTTGGTGCTGTGGCTGAGTATTCCGTGCTTCATCTTCGGAGGCGTAATTCGGAGTGGGTTCCTTAT AAACTAAGGATTACAGCAATTGGAGTTGAACTTGTTGACTTAAAGTCTGGGGACCTTCGTTGGTGCTTAGATTTCAGAGATATGAGTTCCCCTGCAATTATTCTTCTGTCTGATACCTATGGGAGAAAAGGTGGTGAGCATGGCGGTTTTGTGCTTTGCCCACTATATGGAAGAAAGTCGAAAGCTTTTCAAGCTGCTTCCGGGACGTCAACCAATGTGATAATATCAAACCTG ACAAAAGCTGCGAAAACAATGGTGGGAGTATCACTTTCTGTGGATAGTTCACAATCACTCTCTGCTATTGAGTTTATCAAGCAAAGGG CCAAGGAGGCAGTTGGAGCAGATGAAACCCCCTGTGGAGGTTGGTTGGTGACAAGACTCAGAACGGCTGCTCATGGAACCGTAAATCTTCCGAGTCTGAGTTTAGGGATTGGGCCAAGAGGAGGGCTTGGGGATCATGGTGATGCTGTATCACGTCAATTGATTCTTACAAAAGTTTCATTGGTTGAGAGGCGGCCAGAGAATTATGAG GCTGTCATTGTACGTCCATTATCTGTTGTCAGTGCTCTTGTTCGATTTGCTGAGGAGCCTCAGATGTTTGCAATTGAATTTAATGACGGTTGCCCTATTCAG GTCTATTCAAGCACATCTCGTGATAGCTTGCTTGCTGCAGTTCGTGATCTGTTGCAGACTGAA GTTCAATGTGCGATACCTGTTCTTCCACGTTTAACAATGCCTGGTCATCGCATTGACCCGCCTTGTGGGAGAGTTCATCTGCTGATGTTGCAACATCCTGCTGCTGATATTGAAAGTGCATCAATGCATTTGAAACACCTTGCAGCTGCTGCAAAAGATGCTGTTGCTGAAGGCGGTTCCATTCCTGGTTCAAGAGCTAAATTATGGCGCAGAATTAGGGAATTCAATGCTTGTATTCCATATAGTGGAGTGCCTTCAAACATTGATGTACCAGAAGTAACGTTGATGGCCTTAATAACAATGTTGCCTGCCACACCAAATCTTCCTCCAGAGTCCCCACCCTTGCCCCCACCTTCTCCCAAAGCAGCTGCAACAATTACTGGATTTGTATCATGTCTACGTAGATTGTTGGCTTCCAGAAGTGCAGCTTCTCATGTCATTTCATTTCCTGCAGCTGTTGGAAGAATAATGGGTCTGCTTAGAAATGGTTCTGAAGGTGTAGCTGCTGAAGCTGCCACCCTTGTTGCATTGTTGATTGGTGGCAGTCTCGGTGACACTAGTGCATTGGCCGACACAAAGGGAGAGAGGCATGCGACTTTTATGCATACAAAGTCTGTGTTATTTGCCCATCACAGTTACGTAGTCATTCTTGTCAATAGATTGAAACCCATGTCAGTTTCACCATTGCTGTCTATGGCGGTAGTTGAGGTTCTAGAAGCTATGATATGTGAACCGCATGGAGAAACTACCCAGTATACAGTGTTTGTGGAACTACTACGGCAAGTTGCTGGGTTACGGCGTCGCCTTTTTGCCTTGTTTGCACATCCTGCCGAAAGTGTGAGAGAGACAGTTGCAGTCATCATGCGCACAATAGCTGAGGAAGATGCCATTGCTGCTGAGTCCATGCGTGATGCAGCTTTGCGAGATGGTGCTTTGTTGAGGCACTTGTTGCATGCTTTTTTTCTTCCTACAGGTGAGCGGCGAGAAGTTAGTCGACAGCTTGTAGCTCTGTGGGCTGATTCTTATCAACCTGCTCTTGATTTATTGTCGAGAGTCCTGCCGCCAGGGCTTGTCGCATATCTGCATACACGTTGTGAGGAGGTTGAAGATTCACATGATCTGAATGATCTATTAAGCACTTCAATCAGTAGGAGACAGAGACGGTTACTTCAACAAAGGAAGCGCCGAACTATGAAATCCTCAATAACCGAGGAACATCTTTTGCCGTCTGCAAATACCAATGAAATGGATGATTCTACAAAGCAGACAGATGCCTTTAGGGGCCCTGATCAGAGACTTTCATCTGAGATGCATGCAGGAGTGCAGTCTACCGTTCACCCAGGAGAAAACTGGAGTGCTGATATGACCCCTTCTGCTCCTCAGCACGATCATTTAGGTGTTGATGTGCCATCTGATGGTCAATTAGTCAGTAATGATCCTTTTGATACAGGTGCTTCAAATCCAGTTGATTCTGATGTGAATATGGGTGGGCTGCAGAACTCTGGTGTTCCCGCTCCTGCTCAGGTTGTTGTAGAGCATGCACCTGTAGGATCTGGGAGATTGTTGCTTAACTGGCCTGAGTTTTGGCGAGCATTCAGTCTTGATCATAATCGTGCAGATCTTATTTGGAATGAACGCACTCGGCAAGAGCTTAGGGAGACATTGCAGGCAGAGGTTCATCATTTGGATGTGGAGAAAGAGCGTACAGACGATATTGTTCCTGGAGGTTCAGCCACAGAAAATATGGTTGGGCCAAATAATGTGCCTCAATTATCATGGAACTACTCTGAGTTTTCTGTTAGGTATCCTAGCTTGTCTAAAGAAGTTTGTGTGGGTCAATACTATCTTCGTTTGCTTCTTGAGATTGGCAATAGTGGGAGAGCACAAGATTTTCCACTTCGTGATCCTGTTGCTTTCTTTAGAGCGCTATACCATAGATTTTTATGCGATGCTGATGTAGGGCTCACTGTGGATGGTGCTATACCGGATGAACTTGGTAAATCTGATGATTGGTGTGATATGGGAAGGCTAGATGGTTTTGGTGGTGGAGGCGGGTCTTCTGTAAGAGAGCTGTGTGCACGGGCTATGGCAATTGTCTATGAACAGCATTGCCTCACTATTGGACCTTTCGAAGGCACTGCTCATATAACTGTTCTCCTTGATAGGACTGATGATCGAACCTTGAGGCACCGTTTGCTTCTTTTACTGAAG GTGTTGATGAAAGCTTTGTCAAATATTGAGGCCTGTGTCCTGGTTGGAGGATGTGTATTAGCTGTAGATCTACTGACAGTTGTTCATGAATCTTCTGAAAGAACTACCATTCCTCTGCAATCTAACCTTATTGCTGCAACTGCTTTTATGGAGCCAATGAAGGAATGGGTGCTCATTGACAAGGATGGTGTTCAAGTTGGGCCAATGGAGAAGGATGCTATTAGAAGGTTGTGGTCAAAGAAAACAATTGACTGGACAACAAGATGTCAGGCAGCAGGCATGACAGATTGGAAAAAATTGCGTGATATTCGCGAACTTCGGTGGGCGCTGGCTGTTCGAGTTCCAGTTCTCACCCCTACACAG GTAGGGGAGGCTGCATTATCCATTTTGCATTGCATGGTTGCTGCCCGGTCAGATCTAGATGATGCTGGTGAGATAGTCACTCCAACGCCTAGAGTGAAGCGTATCTTATCAAGCCCACGCTGTCTTCCACATATTGCTCAG GCTATGCTTTCAGGAGAACCAAGTATTGTGGAGGCTGCTGCTGCATTGCTGAAGGCTATTATTACAAGAAATCCCAAAGCCATGATACGGTTATATAGCACTGGTGCATTTTATTTTGCCCTTTCATACCCTGGGTCTAATCTTCATTCCATTGCGCAACTTTTCCACGTGACACATGTATATCAAGCATTTCATGGTGGAGAAGAGGCAGCCGTTTCTTCTTCATTGCCATTGGCAAAACGTAGCGTTTTGGGTGGTCTCCTCCCAGAATCTTTGCTGTATGTATTAGAGCGCTCTGGACCAACTGCATTTGCTGCAGCTATGGTCTCTGATTCTGATACTCCTGAGATTGTTTGGACCCACAAAATGAGGGCTGAGAATCTCATCCGACAG GTTTTGCAGCATCTTGGTGACTTTCCTCAGAAGTTGTCCCAGCATTGTCATGCACTCTATGATTACGCTCCTATGCCACCAGTTACTTATCCAGAACTAAGGGATGAAATGTGGTGTCACCGTTATTATCTCAGGAACTTGTGTGATGAAATCCGGTTTCCAAAATGGCCTATTGTTGAACATGTAGAGTTTCTACAATCATTATTGGCAATGTGGCGTGAAGAGTTGACACGAAAGCCTATGGATCTATCTGAGGAAGAAGCTTGCAAGATATTGGAGATAACTTTTGAGGACTTATCAGCTGAAAATTCCCCTAAAAGTTACCTTTCTGAAATGTCCGAGGAAAATGGTAGCTTGTCCAAGAAAATTGAGAATATTGATGAAGAAAAACTGAAACGACAGTATAGAAAACTGGCAATCAAATATCATCCCGACAAAAATCCTGAAGGGAGGGAAAAGTTTCTCGCTGTCCAGAAAGCTTATGAGCGTCTGCAG GCTTCTATGCAAGGTTTGCAAGGTCCACAGCTATGGAGGGTTTTGCTTTTACTGAAGGGACAGTGTATCTTATACAGGCGATATGGAAATGTGCTAGAGCCGTTTAAGTATGCTGGCTATCCAATGTTGCTGAATGCTATCACTGTGGACAAGGATGATAATAATTTTCTATCGTCTGATAGAGCATCACTTCTCGTTGCAGCCTCTGAGCTTACTTTCCTCAC ATGCGCATCGTCCTCTTTGAATGGAGAAGAGCTTGTGAGGGACGGTGGGATACAGCTTCTTGCGAATCTTCTTTCTCGTTGTATGTGTGTTGTGCAGCCAACTACTGCAGCAAGTGAACCCTCTGCGATTACTGTCACTAATGTCATGCAAACATTTGCTGTTTTGAGCCGATATGGGACTGCTAGGGTTGAGATGCTTCAATTAGCTGGTCTAATTGAGGATATTGTACATTGCACTGAACTTGAGCTGACACCTGGAGCGGTTGATGCTGCTCTTCAGACAGTTGCTCATCTTTCCGTGTCTTCTGAGCTGCAAGATGCATTAATAAAGGCTGGGGTGCTATG GTATCTTTTACCATTGTTGCTTCAATATGACTCTACCGCAGAGGAGAATGATGCGACAGAGTCACATGGCGTTGGTGCCAGTTTTCAAATTGCTAAAAATTTGCATGCTGCTCGAGCATCTGAGGCCCTGTCGAGGCTAAGTGGTCTATGTACAGATGAGGTTCCAGCACCATATAATGAAGCGGTAGTTGTTGCGCTTCAGGCTCTGCTAACCCCTAAGCTGGCTAGTATGTTGAAGGAACAAACTCCAAAGGAACTATTATCAAAAGTAAACTCCAATTTGGAGTCCCCAGAG ATTATATGGAATTCTTCAACACGGTCTGAACTGTTGACGTTTGTTGAGGAGCAGCGTACTTCACAAGATCATGATGGTTTGTATGATCTTAAAGATTCGCATGAATTTGCGTATACTTCGTTATCCAAGGAACTCTGTGTTGGCAATGTTTACTTGAGGGTCTATAATGACCAACCGGATTTTGAGATCAGTGAACCAGAAGGATTTTGTATTGCCCtagttgattttattttttctctagTACATGAGCAAAACCCTTCAGCTTCTCTACTTCAGAGTATTGAAGATGTGACTGCCTCCAGAGATACAAAATCTGAATCAGCAAATGAAATGGAAGATCAGTTTCATGAAGAGCAGTCTGGTCCTAATGATTCTTTAGTTATGTCGGATGCAAAGGTTTCAGAGGAAGATGAATCAAGTCCGCTGAAGAAACTACGGTCTGCGTTGACTTCGCTTAAG AACCTGCTGACTAGTAATCCAAATTTGGCTTCTGTATTTTCAACTAAGGAAAGGCTGTTGCCTATATTCGAATGCTTTTCTGTTTCTGATGCATCCAATACTGGAATTTCTCAACTAAGCTTAAATGTGCTGTCTCTCTTGACTGCCTATGCTCCCTGTTTAGAAGCTATGGTTGCTGACGGATCTAGTCTTCTTCTCCTACTCCAAATGCTCCATTCTTCTCCAAGCTGTCGTGAAGGGGCTCTTCATGTTCTTTCAGCCTTGGCAAGCACCTCAGAACTTGCATGGGCAGCAGCAAAGCATGGTGGAGTAGTTTACATCCTTGAAATTTTGCTGCCGTTGCAAG AAGAAATGCCCTTGCCACAGAGAGCTGCAGCCGCCTCTTTGTTAGGAAGGCTTGTTGGGCAGCCAATGCATGGGCCTCGTGTTGCTATAACTTTGGCAAGGTTCTTTCCAGATGGTCTGGTATCAATTATTAGAGATGGTCCTGGTGAAGCTGTTGTTTATGCCCTTGATCAAACAACTGAGACACCAGAACTTGTCTGGACACCTGCTATGGCAGCTTCCTTATCTGCGCAAATTGCAACTATGGCTTTAGATTTGTAtaaggaacagatgaaaggCCCAGTTATTGACTGGGATGTACCTGAACAAGCATCCGGCCAGCAAGAAATGAGAGATGAGCCACAG GTTGGAGGAATATATGTTCGACTATTTTTGAAGGATCCCAAGTTCCCTCTTAGAAATCCAAAAAGATTCTTAGAAGGACTACTTGACCAATATGTTTCGTCTGTGGCCGCTACACATTATGACACACAGGCTTCTGACCCTGAACTCCCTCTGCTTCTCTCTGCTGCACTTGTATCTCTGCTGCGAGTACACCCTGCCCTTGCAGATCATGTAGGATATCTTGGGTATGTGCCAAAACTCGTTGCTGCAATGGCTTATGAAGGAAGGAGAGAGACAATGGCTTCAAGTGATGTTAAAAATGGAAGCTGTGATGTGGATGGTAGTTATGATACTGAAAATGCTTCAACAAAGCCCAGTAAACAAACTCCAAGAGAACGTATTCGCCTTAGCTGTTTGCGTGTGTTGCATCAACTTGCAGCTAGTACAACATGTGCTGAAGCTATGGCCGCAACTAGTGTAGGGACTCCTCAG GTGGTCCCACTTTTGATGAAAGCCATTGGGTGGCAAGGTGGAAGCATACTAGCCCTTGAGACTCTTAAACGTGTTGTGGTTGCTGGAAATCGCGCCCGGGATGCACTTGTGGCACAGGGGCTTAA GGTTGGTCTTGTCGATGTTCTTCTTGGCCTTCTTGACTGGCGAGCTGGTGGAAGGAATGGACTTTGCTCACAGATGAAGTGGAACGAATCTGAAGCATCAATTGGACGTGTGCTTGCTGTTGAG GTGTTGCATGCATTTGCTACAGAAGGAGCCCATTGCAGTAGCGTGCGTGAAATACTGGATGCCTCTGAT GTATGGAGTGCCTACAAGGATCAAAGGCATGACCTTTTTCTTCCTTCAAATGCCCAATCTGCTGCTGCTGGTGTTGCTGGTCTAATTGAGAGCGATTCTTCGAGAATGACGTATGCCCTAACTGCACCGCCGTCACAACCTTCCATAGCAAGGTCACCTCCATCTATGTCAAATGGAAGGCAGGACCTGTACcaataa